The Pangasianodon hypophthalmus isolate fPanHyp1 chromosome 2, fPanHyp1.pri, whole genome shotgun sequence genome window below encodes:
- the LOC128317091 gene encoding uncharacterized protein LOC128317091: MQPSTLRQCPFGRPPPGNIARELLHLFSHVSVAKDILTDQGMPFMSKLKADLCRLLQVKHLRMSVYHPQIRTVQPDAEEDAPEGGRRGRGELGSSPPLRPLRCLREPAGFCWFTPFELLYGRRSWGLLDVAQETWEEQPTPYRSLVDDVQEIQERIDKIMPIEREHMEHISQVFDGEEHPVLYTSRKLTPQRGSTPLWRGKPWPSNGPWMS; encoded by the coding sequence ATGCAACCCAGTACCCTGAGGCAGTGCCCCTTTGGAAGGCCACCTCCCGGGAACATCGCCCGTGAACTCCTGCACCTGTTCAGCCATGTCAGCGTTGCGAAGGACATCCTCACCGACCAAGGTATGCCTTTCATGTCCAAACTAAAGGCGGATCTGTGTAGGTTGTTGCAGGTGAAGCACCTGAGGATGTCCGTCTACCACCCCCAGATTCGAACGGTTCAACCAGACGCTGAAGAGGATGCTCCAGAGGGTGGTAGACGAGGAAGGGGGGAACTGGGATCTTCTCCTCCCCTACGTCCTCTTCGCTGTCTGAGAGAACCCGCAGGCTTCTGCTGGTTCACTCCCTTTGAACTGCTTTATGGACGGCGATCTTGGGGACTGCTGGACGTGGCCCAAGAGACCTGGGAAGAGCAGCCCACTCCCTACCGCTCCCTGGTTGACGACGTCCAGGAAATACAAGAAAGGATCGACAAGATTATGCCCATAGAGAGGGAGCATATGGAGCATATCTCGCAGGTCTTCGATGGGGAGGAGCACCCGGTCCTATACACGAGCCGAAAGCTGACCCCGCAGAGAGGAAGTACACCGCTGTGGAGAGGGAAGCCCTGGCCATCAAATGGACCGTGGATGAGCTGA